GTCCCCGTTGAGCGCGACCGCCGGGTCGATGGGTATCCGTCCGAGGAAGGGCACGCCCATCTTGCGCGCCGTCTCCTCGCCTCCTCCGGACTTGAAGATCTCGTGCCGCTTCTTGCAGTTCGGGCAGGTGAAGCCACTCATGTTCTCCACTATCCCGATCACGGGGATCTGCACCATCTTGCAGAAGTTCACGGCCTTCCTGATGTCCATGAGGGAGACGTCTTGGGGTGTCGTGACGATGACCGCCCCGTCGCCTTGGGTCTGGGGGATCTCCTGGCTAACCGAAAGCGGCTCATCGCTTGTTCCGGGGGGAAGGTCCATCACGAGGTAATCGAGGTCTCCCCACGAAACGTCGCCGAGGAACTGCTTCATGACCCCGATCTTCCAGGGACCGCGGCCGATGAACGGCGTGTCGGCGGCAAGTTGCACGAGGCCGGTGGAGACGATCTTCACGCCGTCGGCCTCGACCGGATAGACCGTGTTCTCGTCCCCCGTAAGTCTCTGGTCGAAGACGCCCGCCATCCGCGGCACGTTGGGGTTCGTGATGTCGAGGTCGAGAAGCCCCACTCGCGCCCCCAATCGCCGCAGCGAATACGCGAGGTTCACGGCAACCGTGGATTTCCCAACGCCGCCCTTGCCGCTCATGACGGCGACCTTGTGGGCCATGCGGGAAAGGTTGCGCATCCGTTTTTCGGCTTCCTTCAACCTTTCGAGGGCGGCCTCGTCGACCATCGGCAAGGCGTCGCCGGGCGGGGGAGGTCGCGAGGACGTGTGGGCCACGCTCGGCTGAAAGCGCGGCGCCCTTAATTCTTTTTGGCCCGCGATTAGACTCATCGAGCGCGCGTATTCACGTCGTCGGCGGGGCCCGTGGCGGGAAGCGCCGTTCTTGGCGGTTACGGGCTTTGCTTCGACCAATGTTGAAATAGGGGCCCTCTTATACGAAAGGCGAAACATGGTGGAAGAAGAAACTGACGTCGACGGTCCTTTCGCACCAGCCGTCGCATACTCCGAGATGGATCTTTCCTGGGAGATGAAGAAGGCGCTCCAGACGATGGGCTACGAGCACCCGACGGAGATCCAGGCGAAGGTCATCCCCGTTATCCTGTCCGGCCGCGACGTGATGGCACAGGCGCAGACCGGAACGGGAAAGACCGCCGCCTTCGGCATCCCGCTCGTCGAAAGACTGCCGCCGCATTCCAAGGACGTGTGCGCGTTGGCCCTCGTCCCCACGCGGGAACTCGCCGAGCAGGTGGCAGAAGAGATAACCGAGCTCGGCCACGTGAAAGGCGTGAGGACGCTTGCGGTCTACGGCGGGGCGTCGATGAACCGGCAGGTGCAGGAGCTGTCGAAGGGCGTCGAAGTGGTGGTCGGGACGCCCGGCCGCATCATGGACCACATGCGCAGGCAAACGCTGCATTTTCGCAAGCTCCAGTTCCTCGTCCTCGACGAAGCGGACCGTATGCTCGACATGGGGTTCATCGACGACATCAATTGGATCATGCGCCATATCCCGAAGGGCATCCAGACGCTCCTCTTCTCGGCCACCATCCCAGGCCCGATAGAGGCGATCGCCCGGCGCTACATGAAGGACCCCGAGACCGTCCGGGTCGCCGCGAAGAAACTCACGCTGGACACGACGGAGCAGATATACTTCGAGGTCGGTTACAAGAACAAGGTGTGGGCGCTCTACCGGGTGCTCGAGGCCGAGAAGCCCGAACTCGCCATGGTCTTCTGCAGGACCAAGCGCGAGGTGGACAAGGTGGTGAAGCTCCTGAGAAGCCACGGGTACGACTGCGAACCGTTGCACGGGGACATGCCGCAAGGGGCACGCACGCGCGTCATGGAGAGTGTCCGGACCGGGAAAGTGAAGGTGCTCATCACGACCAACGTCGCCGCGCGGGGTATCGACGTCCTCCACACGAGCCACGTCATCAACTACGACATGCCCGAGGACCCCGAATGGTACGTCCACCGGATCGGCCGCACGGGAAGGGCGGGGCGGACAGGAAAGGCCATCACCTTCGTCACCAACGACGAACGGGGCCTCCTCTCGCAGATTGAGTCGGCGAGCGGGTCCAAGGTGAAGCTCCGCAAGGTCCCCGAGTCGGCGGGGGGAAGGGATCGCATCCGGCGCATCGACGACTTCAACGAATTCGCAAGCCCCATCGGTGTCGTTCGCTTCCGGCTCGACGTGGGCAAACGAGACGGTGTCGTCATGATGGGCCTTTTGCGGGAGCTTGCAAGCCGGGCGCGTGTTCGCGACAGCGATTTCGGCCTCATCCAGGTGCACGAGGCGTTTTCGGAGCTAGAACTCCCCCAGCGGGTCGCAGGTGAGGTCTACCGCGCGGTGAACGGCAAGCAACTCTACGGCAAGGTCGTGGAGATGCGGCCCATCAGGGAATGAGAGGCCGCCCGCATCCCTTTGCATTGTCATGACCATGGTCGGCATTGACATGTAGAGGAAAAGTTATTATTCGGGGCAGCTTCGCCTCCACGATGGACCCCCTTGTCCCGGCGGCGGCCGGCATGATAGGACTCGCCTTTGCAATCTTTGTGGCCTCTAAGTTCCGCGAGAAGCGGCGAACGAGCGACGCCCTTTGGACGGTGGGGCTCCTCCTTTATGCGATCGTCTCGTTCATCGAGGCCTGGGTGATGATCGGCGGCTGGACGATCCCCCTGTACAGGATATATTTCGTGATGGCGCCATCCCTCGTCGGGCTATTGGGCGCCGGCACCATCAGGTTCGTGGCCGACGCCAAGAAGGCGCGGTTCTTCACCGTCTTCATCGCGGTCCTCATCGCCGTCGCAGCGGTGGGGCAGTTGGCGATCGTTTTGCACCTCGACACCCCAGTGACCTCGGAGGGGACGACGATGGCGCTCAACGACTGGGGAAGTGAGCTCGGCGGGAAAGCCATTCCCTTCCCGCAGCCCGCGCGCGTCGCGTTCCTCCTCCTCAACATCGTAGGCGGATTAGCCCTCATCCTGGGGGCGCTATGGAGTTGGCGGGCGACCAAGCGCATCGGGGTCCTCCTCATAGCCTTTGGCGCCATGCTCCCCTTCGCGGCCGGGAGCCTCAGCACCCTCGGCCTCGTGGAAGCAAGGATCATCGCCCAGTTCCTCGGGATCACCCTGATGTTCGCGGGTTTCATCAAGTCGCAAGATGCTGTCGGCGCAACGAAGCAGCAGGCGGCAAACCCTCAATGAGCCCGGACCCACTCGTCCTCTTCGTCGACGCGATCCTGTTCTTCCTAGCCCCGGGGAGCTCGCTCCTTCTCGCCCTTTTTCCTGGGCGTAGACTCGCATCAAGGCACGGCTGGGCGTACTTCACCTTCATCGCGGTCGTTTCGAGCGCCGCGATGACGATACTCGTGGGCGCCGCGTTGGGGTTTGCCCCCGCGGAGGGCGGCCTCTTCAAGGGTGGCGCGACCGGCCTCCCGATCCTTGAGACAACGATCGGCGTAGCGACGCTCGCGCTCCTTTGGACGGCGAGACGCAGGGGTGCCTTCGCCACCGGCTTGCTTCCATCGAAGGACGCGCCCGCGGTGATCGAAGTGCCATCGCCCGACTTGAAGGCGGGACGGTTGGAGGACCTCCAGATCGAACGGCATCGCCTGCGTAACCCCAAGAGGCGCCCCTCGACAGGCCCCCATCCACGCGACGACGTCGAGGGACGCGCCGAAAGGCTACGCGCCGTCGAGGGGGCGATATCGTCGCTCGAATCGGAACCGCGGTGATCGGGCGCGCCCTAGATGCGGCAAGTGACCCGGCGGCGCAGTTGCAGCGCCGTCAGGACCTCTTCCCCGATATCGCTTTTCCTTGAGATCTTGATCTCGCCCTTGCGCCCGATGGTGGCCGTGAAGAAGGATTCGCCGTCGATGCATACGTCCACGGGCCGACCCGAGTACTCGGGCTCCAGGATGAGCACGATGTTCTGCTTCGATTTCCGGATCTCGGGCGTCAACTCCGCCCACTGCTTTGCCTCTTCCCGCCGGCCCTTCTTCACACGGTCCTTCAACGGTTCGACGTCGATCTTGATCCCGACGTCGCCCTCGACCTCCTGGATGTTCTTGCCGCCCTTCCCGATGAGGCGTGGGATCTCCCATTCCTCGACGAACACCTTCGCCGAATTCTCCCCCGTGATCTCGACTTGCACGTCCCCCTCGACGTGCTTGCGGATGAGGCGGAGAAGTGTGGATTCCGCCATGCGGTCGCGAGCCGAGAGGTTCCCGTCCTTCCCGCCCTTCACCGGCATGACCACCACTTGCTCGCCGTAGGTGTAGATCTCGAACTCCGCCTTCTTCGTGACGAAATCGCGCACCTCGATGACGGGGCGGGCAAGATCGGCCTCCTGCATGCCGTGCGGCACTTTCACAGTGAAGGAAAGCTCGAGGATCGTGTCGATGCGCCCCTTGGCGATGTGGATCACGGTGTCGACCACCTGCGGGATCATCCCGAGCTCGACGCGGCCGATGAGACGCTGGACTGCGTCGATGGCCCGGTTCGCGTGCGTCACGCCCACGAGTCCCACGCCGGCGAGGCGCATGTCCGCGAAGATCTTGAAATCGTCGGTCTTGCGGACCTCGTCGTAGACCACGAAATCGGGGCGCACAAGAAGCAGGATGTCGCTCGTGAGGGCCATGTCGCGCTCCAGCGGCCCGTACTGGGTGATCTCGTCGCCGACCTGCAGATCGCGCGGCGACTCCATGGTCTTCACGATGGCGCCCTGGCGCGACAGGTGCTCGGCGATGGCCTGCGCGAATGTCGACTTTCCGCTTCCCGGAGGTCCGCTCACGAAGACGCCGCGCGAATAGTCCTGTAGACGTGCGAGCAGTTCTGGCGCGAGGCCGTAGTCGCTTATGCCGAGTTTCACGACGGGCCGGACGGCCGTTATCTCGACGCCGTCCGCAAACGGTGGGCGGGCGATGGCGATCCGCATGTTCCCGAGCTGTACCACGGTCGCGCCGTGGCGTTCGATCTCGACGAACGAATTCTCGTCGCGTTTGGCGGCCTCGATTATGTCGCGCGCCATGCGAGAGAGGCGTTTCTCGTCCAAGACTTCCTCTGACAGCCGCACGAGTTCGATCTTCGCCGGCTCCCCGCGCTTGGCAAGCGGTGCACAGTTCTGTTTGAGGTGGACGCTCATCGTCTCCGCATCGAAGTACTTCATGAGTTCGAGTTCGGAGACCGCCTTCGTCTCCTCCTCACGCCTCTCGGGCCGCAAGTAAGTGACTCGGATGCCCTTCGATCTCGCCACATGCGACTGCACCGAATCGCTCGTCAGGAGTGTCCCCCCGCGCTCCTGCGCGACGCGCCGGATCATGGCGTCTATCTCCCCGCTCTGGGCGAGTTCTATGTCGTCGAGGCTCGGCCGCTCGCCGAGGAACTCTATGCGGACCCCGGCTGCGTCCTTCAACTGCTGGATCTTGATGAGTTCGTCGAGCCCATTGAAGCCGGTCTCCCTCCCTTGGTTGGCCTGGTACTCCAACTCGGCGATGACCGCTTCGTGGATGAGCACGTCGGCGTTCTTGATGTCTCCTCGTTGGAGCATGAGGGTGATCCTGCCGTCGACGATCACCGAGGTGTCGGGGACGAGGATCGTTCTAGCGGGTCTCTCTTCGAATGGCGTCATCGAGGCTCACCGCTCAATCGTTACGAGTGGTGTTAAAGTAATCGGTGGGCGGCTCCGGTGGAAACGGGCCGCCGCTCCCCACCGGCGTGAAAGTCGATCTGGCACGCCGGAAGGGCAAGCGGACAACGCCCACGGCGACCCAGGCGATCAGGCCGGTTTCAGCGGGTCGAAGTACTTGAGGGCCATGACCACGATGGCCATGAGAAAGGCGCCGATCAGGACGAAATATGGGTTGATCTTCAGCGCGGTCTCTTCTTCCGCGTCGAAGTAACGGATGAGGCCCGCCGCTTGTTGGAAACCGGGGTTGCGCGAGTCCTTCTTGGCCATTGTTTTCGACAAGAGTGGATGCCCTATTTAAGCGTTCTCGGGCGTGTCCGGCGCCTCCCGACCGTGCGAATGTTCCCCAATGCGGCCGGGGGCCACGGTGGTGAGGACCCGCGCCGGCGCCCCGCGTCCACCACGGGCGTTTTATTATCTGATGCGGCCTTGCTGACGCGTGGCGCGTAAGGTCCCGCCGGAAGACCTCGTGGTCGCGGCGATCACGAAGGTCCTCGCGGAAAACGGTGTCGTGACCAGCCAAGGCCGTCTACGCTCCCTTGTGGCCGAGGAACTCGCCGCGTTCGACGGGGACTACACGGTCTCCGCGGACCGCGCGCGTCAACTTGCCGTCCGAAAAGGCGTCGCCCGCATCGAGATCCATGCCCGGCGCGGCGAACATAGAACCCTCGAATCGTGCCCTGTCTGTTCGTCCCGGCTTTCAAAGGTCAAGAACCGGACGCTCGACGGCAGCGAAGTGCATGTGGGCGTGAAGTGCAAGAGGTGCGGCTTCTGGGTCGGACAGAAAGGCCGCGTGCCGTCGAGGTACGTCTTCTACGACAGGCGTCGCAAAGTCGGTCGAAAGGCCGTGAGGGGCCGCCGCGGGGTCGGGCAGTTGGGCGGCCGATAACGTGCATCGGGCTTTGCTAACGCGAGGGTTTGCGTAGCGCGAGGTGGTACGAAGTCCATGAATAACCCTCGTGCTCCAGCACGATGTGCGGGTAGCGCGAATACCCGACCTGTTCGCCTCGGGCCATGCGTTCCCCATCGTCGATAGCCTCCTGGAACCTGACGGGGCGCTCTAGGGTGCGTGGCGATATCGTCTCCTGCAGGTCATCGACGGGCCGGCAGCCCGACGGGTCGATGATGAGCTTCTTGAGTTCGGCGAGGTCGAAGACGAGGAACCCCGGAAGTCCTATGCCGCCCGGCGGCCCCTTGATGCGGTACTCCGTCGACAGCGTGAGGACGCCCCCCGGTTTGAGGACGCGTCCCATCTCGGAGGCGGCGCGCTCAACGTCCTTCCAATCGCCGAAATGCTCGATCGAGCTCGAAGAGAAGACGAAGTTGAAAGTCTCGTCCTCGTAGCGTAGCTCGCGACCGTCCATGTGCTGCGTCACGAGGCGCCGGTTGTTCGACTTTATGTAAGGGTAGACCGTCTCGGGGGATTGGAGCATCTGGGGCGCCGCATCCGCCGCCCAAGCACCCGGGGCAAGGTAAAGGTCGGTGGCGAAGACCCATCGGAAGAGGTGCGTCAGGTTGAATATCGTGGGCTCGCGACCCGCGCCGACGCCCAACGCGAAGCCGCGCTCGCCTCGCGAAAGGAGTTTCTCGGCGGCGAGGATCGCCATGCCGATCTCCCAAGGTTTCCTGTATTCGAAGCCTGCGGGCCATCCCGGTTGGTACGGCCTCATGTAATGCGCCTGTGTGCGCTCCAAGACGCCAAGGAGGTCGGGGTGCGAGAAGTCCTCCAGTTCGCAGGGTTTGTTGAACCTGAAAGCGCTCATCCGTCGACCCTGACGCCGCGGCTTGATTTATTCCCTTCGGACGACGGTGTCGTCGACGGGGCCCTCGTTGCGGCCCGCAACCGGGGGGCCGGGCACCGACGGGCCCTTAGGTGCGGCGGCGGCGCGCGAGGAGCGCTATGGCGATGGCGCCCGCGAGCATCGCTCCGGTCTCGAACCCGGGCGTGTTGTTCGCCTCCTCTTCGGCGGCGATCGCTTGGGCCGTGATGTTCTCCCGGTCGAAGAACACCTCTTCGGGCACTTTGACGCCGGTGGTCACGATGGTCGTCGTGAGGAGACTCGCTTTGAACGCCTTGTCCGAGCCGCTCGTCGCATTCACCCGTATCTTGCCGATCTCGCCGTCCTTCGCATCGGAGGGCGGCGTCACGGAGAGCGCGAAGTTGGCGCTTTCGCCGGGCCCGAGGTTGAAGTCTGCAGCCGGGACCACTTTCCCAAGCCACGCTGCCGTCTCGGGGAACGCTTCGATGTGGACAGTGTCGTTACGCTCGCCCTCGTTCACCACGGTGAGGTAGTAAAGAGTGGAGTTTCCGGGGTTCGCGTACTTCTCGAGCCCGACGTTCTTGTCATAGTCGAGCGTTATCAACGCCGACGTGAGTTGCGGGATGACGACCTCGCCGCGTAGCACTGGAAGCTTGATCGCGCTCGAGCGCGGGACGAAGCTTGCGAACTGCTCGCCGGAGGTGCCTCCGATTATCCCGTTGGTCGCCGAGGCGCCTTCCAATTGGACTCGCGCGAGGACGCTCATGTACTTCGACCCTGCGGCGGGGAGCTTCTTGGTCGAGGAGGGTTTGAACTTGAAGACGAACTTCGTCTCGCCGCCGCCTACCGCCTGCGAATCGGTTCCCTGGCCTATGAGGAGGTTTCCGTAGTATAGCGCGAAGTCGACTCTCATCGTGCCCGGCACGGCCGTCGTGTAGGCGAGCGTCGCCTCCGCCTCCTTCTCGGGATCGAGAAGGAACGGGCCAGGTAGGGGCGCGTCCGAATACCGGCGGGTCGAGGATCCGCAGGGGCCTCCGAAGCAGATGCCCGCATTGAAGGCGCTGGAGACGGGTTCGTCGGGGCTTCCATCGGACTTGAGCGGGTTCAGGTAGACCTCCGTGCCCGCCAGTCCAGTGGCTATGATCACGGGATCGAGGACCCCGCCCTGCGCCTCGTAGGGTCTGCTGTGGAAGTATAGCGTGTTCTCCTCGGGAGAGAGGGGCTTCACCGCGTAGAGTGCGATCTTGACGCGCCCGACCATGTCCTCGTCACCGACGACGGTGCCCGTGACGACGACACTTGCGGTGTCAAGGTGCTTGGTGCTCTTCGGCGGCTCGACAATGAGGGTGATGTTCCGGGAGCTTTGTGCCGGCATCACGACGCTGTCGACCGCGCGCACGTTCCAGTCCTTCTGGCTCGATTGCACGGTGATTGCCACGATCTTCTTCGCCGGCGCTTTGTTGACCACGGTGATCGGGATTGCGGTCGGTTCGCCGATGCGGACGGCTTGCGGTTGCGACCCGTCGTCCTCGAAACTCACTTGGCCGAAGGGTCCGAACTGGCTAGAGGAGGACGAGCGTCCGCTACCGGTCGTGAGGACGAGCATCGCGTTGGTCGTCGGGACGCCGAAGACGAAGCTCGCGTCGAACTTCCCGGTGTCGGGGGCCGCGTCGTTCGCGGGGATCGGCATCAGTTGGTTCGAGGTCGCCCGGAAATTGGCGATGGATTCCCCGCGCTTCGGCGTGGATTTCTGGCCGGAGGTCCCGATGAGCAGTTCTTTCGGCACCTTCACCGAGAGGGTGCTGGTCGCGAGTTCGACGCGAGCCGGCAGGTTCGCCTTGAAGTCGAAGCCGTCGTCGAAGTCGTCGGTGTCGTTACCTTGGAGCTTCGCCTCGTAGAGGCTGGCGAACGCGTCGGGTTCGGGAGTCGTCGATTGACAGCACTGGAAGGGCTGGTAGTTGAGGCCCACCCGGTACGTGTGGTCGCCGCTCGGGCCGTCGAAGTAGAGGGAGTAACTCGAAGAGATGAAGACACTATGGGTGGCGGTATCCACCACAGCGTCGAGCTTGTTCAACGCCAGCGAGATGTCGAAAGCCCGGTCGGTCT
The sequence above is drawn from the Euryarchaeota archaeon genome and encodes:
- a CDS encoding DEAD/DEAH box helicase; amino-acid sequence: MVEEETDVDGPFAPAVAYSEMDLSWEMKKALQTMGYEHPTEIQAKVIPVILSGRDVMAQAQTGTGKTAAFGIPLVERLPPHSKDVCALALVPTRELAEQVAEEITELGHVKGVRTLAVYGGASMNRQVQELSKGVEVVVGTPGRIMDHMRRQTLHFRKLQFLVLDEADRMLDMGFIDDINWIMRHIPKGIQTLLFSATIPGPIEAIARRYMKDPETVRVAAKKLTLDTTEQIYFEVGYKNKVWALYRVLEAEKPELAMVFCRTKREVDKVVKLLRSHGYDCEPLHGDMPQGARTRVMESVRTGKVKVLITTNVAARGIDVLHTSHVINYDMPEDPEWYVHRIGRTGRAGRTGKAITFVTNDERGLLSQIESASGSKVKLRKVPESAGGRDRIRRIDDFNEFASPIGVVRFRLDVGKRDGVVMMGLLRELASRARVRDSDFGLIQVHEAFSELELPQRVAGEVYRAVNGKQLYGKVVEMRPIRE
- a CDS encoding Mrp/NBP35 family ATP-binding protein, producing MVDEAALERLKEAEKRMRNLSRMAHKVAVMSGKGGVGKSTVAVNLAYSLRRLGARVGLLDLDITNPNVPRMAGVFDQRLTGDENTVYPVEADGVKIVSTGLVQLAADTPFIGRGPWKIGVMKQFLGDVSWGDLDYLVMDLPPGTSDEPLSVSQEIPQTQGDGAVIVTTPQDVSLMDIRKAVNFCKMVQIPVIGIVENMSGFTCPNCKKRHEIFKSGGGEETARKMGVPFLGRIPIDPAVALNGDKGRPYVLAAPESEAAKGLLAIAKKVQAALEHPRPN
- a CDS encoding preprotein translocase subunit Sec61beta; amino-acid sequence: MAKKDSRNPGFQQAAGLIRYFDAEEETALKINPYFVLIGAFLMAIVVMALKYFDPLKPA
- the tadA gene encoding Flp pilus assembly complex ATPase component TadA translates to MTPFEERPARTILVPDTSVIVDGRITLMLQRGDIKNADVLIHEAVIAELEYQANQGRETGFNGLDELIKIQQLKDAAGVRIEFLGERPSLDDIELAQSGEIDAMIRRVAQERGGTLLTSDSVQSHVARSKGIRVTYLRPERREEETKAVSELELMKYFDAETMSVHLKQNCAPLAKRGEPAKIELVRLSEEVLDEKRLSRMARDIIEAAKRDENSFVEIERHGATVVQLGNMRIAIARPPFADGVEITAVRPVVKLGISDYGLAPELLARLQDYSRGVFVSGPPGSGKSTFAQAIAEHLSRQGAIVKTMESPRDLQVGDEITQYGPLERDMALTSDILLLVRPDFVVYDEVRKTDDFKIFADMRLAGVGLVGVTHANRAIDAVQRLIGRVELGMIPQVVDTVIHIAKGRIDTILELSFTVKVPHGMQEADLARPVIEVRDFVTKKAEFEIYTYGEQVVVMPVKGGKDGNLSARDRMAESTLLRLIRKHVEGDVQVEITGENSAKVFVEEWEIPRLIGKGGKNIQEVEGDVGIKIDVEPLKDRVKKGRREEAKQWAELTPEIRKSKQNIVLILEPEYSGRPVDVCIDGESFFTATIGRKGEIKISRKSDIGEEVLTALQLRRRVTCRI
- a CDS encoding class I SAM-dependent methyltransferase yields the protein MSAFRFNKPCELEDFSHPDLLGVLERTQAHYMRPYQPGWPAGFEYRKPWEIGMAILAAEKLLSRGERGFALGVGAGREPTIFNLTHLFRWVFATDLYLAPGAWAADAAPQMLQSPETVYPYIKSNNRRLVTQHMDGRELRYEDETFNFVFSSSSIEHFGDWKDVERAASEMGRVLKPGGVLTLSTEYRIKGPPGGIGLPGFLVFDLAELKKLIIDPSGCRPVDDLQETISPRTLERPVRFQEAIDDGERMARGEQVGYSRYPHIVLEHEGYSWTSYHLALRKPSR